A stretch of DNA from Besnoitia besnoiti strain Bb-Ger1 chromosome II, whole genome shotgun sequence:
GTctgtgcgccgctgcggcttcttACGGTCTTTCTCGAGGTTGGAGAGGGCCTCAAATAGCAAGTTGGGTTCGACGATTTCGTGCTGGCCTCCGGTTTGCTGGTGCGAGGACAAGAAAAGCGAGCAGAAAGTATGGAGAAAATGCAATTTCCGGGGGTCAGATGTGTGCGTGAACTCGCACATGGAAAACGACGACGACCAGGCACCCCCCGCGAGTCTCCCCACTACTTCCGGTTGAAGACGGTGATCTCCTCTCGGGATGACTCAGAGGCCGGACGCACACAAGTTTTCTGCAAAACTTCGGGAGTGACCCCTGCTTCACGTTGTAGACCTCGCGCAATGGCACGAACAGAATGCACTCGTTCACACGCAAGCGACGGGCGCCTCTGCTTACTCGCATCAACTCCTTGACCTTGACAAAGATGTCTTCTCGGGTCATGGCCGCTTGCCctggcgcgctggcggcggcggagaggactTCCTTGATCGCCTCTGTGGCGCGCTGGGCGACCatgcgctgctggcgcgtctGGCCAAAGTGAATCTGATCGAAGTCGATGCGACCTGAGCAacagaaacgaaaaaaaaacgcaccTGACCAAGCCCCCAGCTTCCTGAACCAGACATCCGCCGTAGAAGCCCTGCTGGCGCTATCCCGCCGTCTCGCGGCCAATCTGCGCCAGGTGTCGCCCCGATATCAGCGCGGCCGCATCCGCATGTCCCCAGATACACTCTCGCCTTcacgcctgccgccccccccctctgcaTCTGGTCACTTTTCTTGAATTTTCGCGCTGCACAAGCCCGGCGTCTGTCGCCACTGGAGCACCTACCCGTGTACGGGTCGACCAGAGACTGGTACGTGGCGAGGTTCATCAGACGGACAGCCTCgatcgcgtctgcgcgcgtgacttcgcgcgcgagacggagcttcgccagcgcctcagAGAGTCGAATTAGAGACTCCAGCTGGCGGATGGTCGCCGTCGGGTGCCTAGAAACCGAGGCAAAAACAAGGCACCAGCCAAAAAtcgcgacagccgcgacaACGCTTAGAAAACCTCAGAATCCGCGAAAACGCGGATGCCGAAGAAGTTCAGCAGATACTTTGAGAAGAGACACTCGGGACTCTACGCGCTCATCGGCGGACGCGGTGCGTCAAGAGCAAAACACACACCGCGAGAAGACACCGCACGCCCGAGGGGTACCAGAGGCCAGCAGAACGGCAAACACGACTCCGACCCCCACAGCCCTCTGGGCTCCCCAGGCTCGCTCGACAGCGCGCGCCACCCTGTTGCTTTATCAGGTTGGGGTTTCCCTCTGGAGAAAGCCCTACTTGCTGGTCACGTCTCTGTGGCGCATGCGGAGGTATTCGTCACGGAGGTGGTCGCGTGCCTCCAACGTCAATCGCGGCGAGCACCGGTACCGGCAGTAGGCAATGTAGATGCCCAGCAGGCCCGCAGGGATCGGCGGCTTGCTGCTCGCTTGCGACGGATGTGGGTCCTCCTGCGGCGGAACGCGAGGACGAAAACGCAGACAAAGGGGGGACATccaagcgcgcgcggcgccagggagACACGTGTGTCTCCCTGGAGGGCAACATGCTTTCAGTAGCCAACAAgggcatgcatatatatatatgcatgcatgtattaTAAATCTATTTGTGCCTACGCACATGTAGCCGAACCTCCCTGGCACGCCCACACtctaaatatatatatatgaataaaTATAATTGTGTACGTCATGGATGCATGCGTTCGAGTACAGGCCATGTGGGGGTCTCTCGTGCACACCTGGTCGTTGTTTTTCCTGCCACCGAAAGATCTGCACAGACGgtgagcgaggaggcgatcTGTGCGGGGGTCCGCAGTGTCGAGAAGCAGGTAAATCAGAtcgaagcgcgagaagagcgacggcggcaggtTGATGTTTTCAATcactgcgcggcgccggtcgTATCTGCACGCAAccggaagaaagaaaacagaaCATTTTGTGAGTTTCGTAGAATCAGTgacggccggcggcgcgaagacaagagacagagacgagaagCGCGAAATGAAGGGCGAAGAGCGGAGGACACAGGTGGGACGAaggagcggagagaggagaagccgcGTGAAGAAGCAAAACAGAATAAACTACAAACGAATGGGAGTGTAAAGCGTGGAGGCGTAATGCTCTGAGAAACCAAACCCGCGCGCCTTTTCACAGAACTCTCTTCGTTCGTTCAGGAGAGAAACTGGTCCCTGCTTACCGCGAGCTAACAGGGTTCGCCGAAGCGAGAATTGCAGTCCGCGCGTTCAGCGAGGCAACGATACCTGCCTTGGCAACCGTCACGGTCTGCTGCTCCATAACTTCGTGCAGAATCGATCTGTGTGCGCGAATGAAACAAAACAGAAGGAATGCGCATTGAAAACGCGGCCTCTTCCACCTCTTTTTCGACACCCGTCGCTGCATCGCGACACAATCCGAGACGCATTCGCTCCCTGCACAGAGTCGCGTCTGCGGGTCACTACCCCGCGGGTCTGAGAAGGGGCGTTGCATGCATCTGTAGACGAGCAAAATGAGCACGGACATATGCGTCAACGCAACGTACCTTCCCGCTTCCTCCATTTTGTCGAACTCGTCAATGCAGCAGACGCCACCGTCTGCCAAGACGACAGCTCCGCTTTCGAGGACAAATTCGCGCGTCTCGGGATCCTTCGAGACGCACACCGTCAGAccgacggcgctgctgcctcggccggaagtgtacatacacctgaGCAATCCGCAGACACGACGCCCTTTCTCGCTTTTCAAATTTGCAACATCGCCCCCCCGCAGCTACACACACATGAGTGCAACGTGCGTACACGTCGATCCGCATGCACCTCAACTTTAGGAGACAGCATCCGGCGACTCACCTCGGAGAGATCTTGTGGACGTACTGGAGCAGCTGCGACTTGGCGGTTGCGGGATCGCCACAGAGGAGAATGTGAATTTCGTGTCGGGACTTGCTCTTGCTCTTTGCGCTCTGCGACCTGCTCAAGCCTTCgcccgcttcgccggcgcacgccggAAGCTGCGTGCCGCCTACCAGCTGACATAAAATGCCTTTCTTCACGTCTTCGCGGCCAAACAGCGACGGCGCAAAGGAGCGAACGAGCAAGTCGTAAACGTCCTGAGAGATGCGGAGCAGACACGCATACACGGTATACAGCCTAGACCCGACGCACGGCTACAACGACAGTCGCCCGTCGACTCCATTCGACTTTTCGGCGAaactttgagatcatgccaacggcgaggaggggaaCCAGACCGAAAGACTTCATAATGATACCAGGAGACAACACTCGCTATGCAGTCGATGTCATgtctagggtttagggtttaagCGGCTTGAGGAGGGAACGTTGAAACCTGAAATCTGACCTAAACCTGCGACTCCAAGATGAGCGTCTACCCACCCAGTCACGTGTGTGTAAGTCGCCCTGTGCTTCATCCTGGCGGCGGCAGTTGCCTCACGCGGCCGACCGACCCCGCTACCCGCGCGCACAGGCTCCTATACAAGCAGACGACGTCTCTGTATCTGCGGAAAtacgcgctgctgcacatGTAGAGTTGTTGACTCACGGATCTCTGGCTGATTTCTTTGATTTTCGCTTCGATCTCGGGGGCGAAGTGGAagtcttcgccgtcgagaggggcgggcgcggctcctCCGGAGGAcatcgcggcggccgcagccgacgccgcgtccgcgccggcagccaggcgcgcgcgctcctgTTCTTCGCGGTCGCCACCCTGCCCGCCCTCCTGGCTTTCGCCGTCGAGCTGGGGTTGGCAgagcgagctgctgcgcacagactcgcgcgtctccttgcGCGCGTGAATCAGGTTAACGAAGGTGCGGAAGACCGCGTGttgcaggcgcaggcgcgggttCACGCGCAGAGGGGCGGCTTTGAAGACACCTTAAAGCGCGAAAAAAAGCCGCCAAACAGCGAGCGAGGTAAGTGAACGCGAGACAGCGGGAGCCCTACGGGCTCCAAAAAAGTGTGTTGCCTCATCCAAACGGCGCACGTGGCTCCGCGACACGCCCGTACATCTCAAATTCGAATGCCAGCCGCACATGCTCGGACGCACAGATCCGCGTCGTGCAATGCATTTACGGTTTAGGCGGAATGCGCCGTCTACGATGTCGCTCTTTGCCGCCGAAGCCGTGCACATCAGCAAAAAGAATACAAATATACTTGAAAAACTTCTTTTGTTGGTCCAAGTTTTGAATATTCTACGCATAAATCACGTGTACGtaagatatatatataggctGCAGGtgcgctggcgcccgcgtcgcgcgcgtgtcgtGCGTCTCACCGGTGAGTTCGACGCGGTCACcggggcggcaggcgtcgACAAGGTCGTCGTAGGCGAAGACGGAGATGGACTGCGGCGTTTCGCCGGGCTGAAGTTTTTCGGGGAGCTCGACAAGCTTAACGAGCTGcttggaggcgaaggcacaCTGCTCCGTCCAGAGCTCGAACGTGTTggtgccgccgcaggcctcgcaTTTCTTCGGCTCCAACACTTCGCCGTTAACCACGCACTCGTAGACTTCCTGCAGACAAGGCGTGTATTCGTTGACGTCCACGCGCTTCTGacctgaagaaaaaacagaccACAAGGCTTCAGCGAGATGCAGCGCCCCCGGACAGAAAAAGCAGCACAAGGCGCTCCGACtgagcgcgcgtcgcctcccggcAGCTCAGCCCTCACAGGCGGGCTGCGTGCCTCCCAATGGGAAGAATCGTTCTTATCAGTCACCACGCACGCACTACCAATCAGACAACAGCTGAAGCCAAGCCTCCGCGAGGTGCTTCTCTCGAGGCAGggcgttcgccttcgcacGTCTGCAGATCCCTGCGCACGCGTGTCGctgggcgcgccggcgccgaaggcgagatAGCCCGGcgcttgtctctctctctgctgtgaCTATGATGCTGGATACCAGGTATCCGCCACGTAACTAGGGCACTGGATAGGATATTGGATACGCCAGCTGCGTAGGTGACGCTTCACTGCGCCGCGTGAGCTCGAGAAACGACACAACCTGCCGCCTACCTTGGCATCTGAAGGCGGCCATCGTCATCTCGGGAAGCACTTCACTGGTACGGACGACGATGCCCTTTAGGCACACCAGCCGGTCGAGGTCGATCGAGGGGTcgagcgagcgcgcagaGTCCATAAGCGCTGGCGGCTtcgagaagagacgaaggcgaggcgcctgaaCCAACGCATCAAAGTAAACAGAAACAAACGTTGCGTATCTCCACTCTtcgacgacgccggcggaaCCGCACAGGCGATCGACAGCTCGTCCTCTAGCTTGTGCTCCAGTTCCCCTTCTCCGCTAATCCTCATATCGATACCTATAAGTATATCTACACATCTACCCTCGTACatcaacatatatatatatatatgcatgtgtgcatacatatatgctgGCCTCACACACGCACAGCTGACGCCCCGTTCCCGATATATAATAGATACGAAGGTAGGAAAGCGTGTGTGGGGAAGGCTGTGCCGCGTCCGCTCacctgctgcagaagaagtTCCTCGGCGCCCAGAGCGCCCATAGTGGCTTCGTCGCTGAAGCAGCCGTGGAGTTCGCGGAGGTCAGCGAACTTTCTTCGGAGGATGGCGTCGAAGGCGGCGATggcgtcctgcggcgcgttGACTGCGGCATCGTACAGGTGCCGGTCGAAAAGGAAGAGATGCTGCAGCGAGACATCGAAGGACAGGCCTGCGGGGGCCGACGTGTGCCCCGCTGTGACTGCTGCACCGCGCTTCTCCATGTACTGCAGCAGCTTGATCGCGTAGAAGCTCTGGCATCCCGACTCCGCGTACGCCGGCTCACTCGCCAGCGCGGAGATCGCCAGCTCCTCCTCGGAGAGCTCCAAAACTGGCAC
This window harbors:
- a CDS encoding putative DNA replication licensing factor MCM4 (encoded by transcript BESB_040250): MSSPFRNSRSTRRSTVDGAPPPPGEEGHGNRRRSSRARDDDGSTPFREALAREPEVEEELDEEMHDEGTPLRGLRGQTDGGDDERRDREGRRSLIGMETQGEGSQGGPEDDEAFQRSSPLSRRRRPTTQSQAFSQQGFSQNLSENPQAAHMSSTTNRGLESSASEYGGTPLAVRRVRYARADLGDMGREFLLQDNDMQRLPELPKEVVNSDMEKKFNDFFDTFRIEDTQGILELSEEELAISALASEPAYAESGCQSFYAIKLLQYMEKRGAAVTAGHTSAPAGLSFDVSLQHLFLFDRHLYDAAVNAPQDAIAAFDAILRRKFADLRELHGCFSDEATMGALGAEELLLQQAPRLRLFSKPPALMDSARSLDPSIDLDRLVCLKGIVVRTSEVLPEMTMAAFRCQGQKRVDVNEYTPCLQEVYECVVNGEVLEPKKCEACGGTNTFELWTEQCAFASKQLVKLVELPEKLQPGETPQSISVFAYDDLVDACRPGDRVELTGVFKAAPLRVNPRLRLQHAVFRTFVNLIHARKETRESVRSSSLCQPQLDGESQEGGQGGDREEQERARLAAGADAASAAAAAMSSGGAAPAPLDGEDFHFAPEIEAKIKEISQRSDVYDLLVRSFAPSLFGREDVKKGILCQLVGGTQLPACAGEAGEGLSRSQSAKSKSKSRHEIHILLCGDPATAKSQLLQYVHKISPRCMYTSGRGSSAVGLTVCVSKDPETREFVLESGAVVLADGGVCCIDEFDKMEEAGRSILHEVMEQQTVTVAKAGIVASLNARTAILASANPVSSRYDRRRAVIENINLPPSLFSRFDLIYLLLDTADPRTDRLLAHRLCRSFGGRKNNDQEDPHPSQASSKPPIPAGLLGIYIAYCRYRCSPRLTLEARDHLRDEYLRMRHRDVTSKHPTATIRQLESLIRLSEALAKLRLAREVTRADAIEAVRLMNLATYQSLVDPYTGRIDFDQIHFGQTRQQRMVAQRATEAIKEVLSAAASAPGQAAMTREDIFVKVKELMRQTGGQHEIVEPNLLFEALSNLEKDQIVTKKPGGLYHLSASPATA